The following DNA comes from Enterocloster bolteae.
TTCAAGGCGCATATTGCCGCTTTGCGGGACGGGCTGATTGAAACGGAAGCGCGGCGCATTGTGCGGGAAATGAAGCGGCATTACGAGCCGAACAGCCCGAACAAGACCCATTTCATGGCAGAGCTTTCCCCGGCGTTCATGCGGCTTGCAGCCACAAAGGACACTGACCGCCTTTTCTCCATGCTGCCCTACAAGACCCTTTCCTTTTCCAAAATCGAGGGCAGACATGGGACGTATGCGCTGATTGACAAGGGGGAGAACCGGGACAGGGAGATAAGGAAGCCCCGCCCCTCTATCCGGGCGCAGCTTAAAGCAGACAAGGCAAAGACCGCCCCGAAAAAGGCGGCGGCAAAAACAAAAAATCACGATATGGAGGTATGAGCATGATTAGACTGACTGTTGAAGAAACAAACCTTTTGAGCATTTACAACGAGGGCGGCAAGCGGGCTTTGATTGAGAATGTCAACGCCGCGCTGCCCTACATGGACGCGGATATGCGGGAGCTTGCAAAGCGCACCCTTTCCAAAGTGGACGCTTTGACCGAAGCGGAATTTGCAGAGCTTCCCATTTACGCCGCTGATGAAGTATGAACGGGGTTAAGCGGCTGACGCCGCCCCAGAGCCGGAAAGTCAACGCCCTTGTGCGCCGGACGTGCTGCAATTATGATAACGGGAACTGTATCTTACTGGACGACGGGGACGAGTGCGTATGTCCGCAGCTCATTTCCTATTCGCTTCTCTGCAAGTGGTTCCGGGTTGCGGTGCTTCCCGCCGACAGGCTGCTTTATGCGGAGCTTTACCAGACAGGGGATAAGAAGAAATGTACCGAGTGCGGCGCGTTCTTTGCGTCAACCTCTAACAGTGTCAAATACTGCCCCGTCTGCCGGAAACGTATCACCCGCAGACAAGCCGCCGAGCGCATGAGGAAAAGACGCGCCCCTGTTACGCAGTAGGCGCGGAAAATCCCTTGATTTACAGGGCTTTCCGGGCGTGAAAATCGGATAGGCGATACTTTATACCTTTACCCCCAAAAATGGCGTTCTACTGCGTAACATTCACGAAAACAGCACCCATAAAAAGACAGGGCGCGGAAGTCATATACTGGCTTCCGCGCCCTGTTCTTTTTTTGCCTATCTGACATTTCCCTTTTCCATTTCTTCAAGCGGGAACTGCGGGAGGGCTTCTATCAGCTTCTTTGTGATGGACTGGCGCATATCTTCGTTGATTTCCTGTTTCGTGCTTCCGTCCGGCTGTCTGACCGCTACCGTCGATAGCCTGTCGATTTCGTCCTTGTAGCACTCCACGACTTTCTCCACCGCCCATTTTTCCCCGGCAACGGCGGCGCGTATGGTTTCATATTCCGGCATTTTCTGGTTTTCCATGCTCAACGCTCCTCTGCTTTTTGATAGCCCTATCATAGCACAGCGGCGGGGATTTTGCTATCCTTATCCGCGCTCTGTTCCCTTTTCCCGTTCCGGCTGCCTGTCTGCCTGTAAAATGCTGTCAATGTTCTGCTTGATAATATCGTATTCCCGGACTTTCTTTTTCAGCTTCCCATAGTCGGCATAAAGGGCTTCTTTCTGCGCTTGGAGGGCTTCATATTCCGATTGCAGCGCGGCAAGGTTCGGGAGCTTTGCAATGCCCGCCGCTTTCAGCGACCTTGCGGCGGCTTCATGTAGGATAATCGCCTGTTCCTGTCCGGCGCGGTACTTCTCCCTGTTCCTTGCCTTGCGGTATGCGTCATAGACGGGCTTTGTCTTTTGGTAGGTGGAAACATTCTTGATAAGCACCGCCATGTCCGCAAGCCGCTTTTCCGCGTCCTTCAATGCGTCTGCCGCCTGTCCGCTTTCCGCTGCCATTTCTTCAATCCGGCTGACTAAATCCGCGTACTGTTCAATCTTATGTTCCGTCAAGAAATTCATGGTCTTTGCTGCCTGTTTCAGATTGTGGATTTTCGCCCACTGTTCATAGCCCTTACTCTGCGCCGCCTTGATACTGTTCTCAATGTCGATAAGCAGCGAAACGCCGCGCTGCTCTCTGGGGGCTTTCGCCGCCTTTGCCCGTCTGCCCGCTATCCGTTCCCTTATGGCTTCCTCTGTATAATCCGCGCCGAGGGTTTTAAGACGGGTGAAGCGTTCCTGTCCGGGGGCGCGGCATGACACATATTTCCCCGGCTTTATCTCATAGCCCGCCGCCTGTAACCGCTGCAACAATTCCTCAAAACTGGAAACTTGGGGGATAAGCGCGTCAACGGCAATCTTTAGCTTGCCTTTCCAACTTGTACCCGTCTTTTCTGCCTGGTACTCCGCATAGCTCTTTCCCTTGCTGCCCTTGCCGGGAACGACGACGGACAAGCCATTTTCCCGACACAGCTTGTCGCTCATGTTCCGTATGCCGTAATAGCTCCTTTTGTTGGAATTATATTTGCGGTGGTCTACGAAATTTACGGCGCAGAAAATAATGTGATTGTGGACGTGTCCTTTGTCAATGTGCGTCGTGAGTACATATTCATGCTGCCCCTTTGTTACCGCGTCGGCAAGCTGCTTTCCGATTTCATGGGCTTTCTGATAATCGACTTCCCCCGGCTCAAAGGACTGTATCAGATGAAAGGCTAAATTGTTCCCCTTTTGGAGTGCTTGGGACAAGGTATATTCAAATTCAATATCTGCCGTTTCATAGGAGCAGCCGAAAGAGGACACAAGCATTTTTCCGTCCGTCTTGTCCGGGTTTTCGATATAGTCAAGGGCTTTGCTTAGAGTGCTTTTAATAGGCTTAATCTTTGTAACCGCCATATCTCCGCAAGCACCCCCTTTATTTCCTCTATGTCCTCTTGGTATGCGTTCCCCGTCGCGTTTACGCGGCGTGCTATCTGGTTGACGTTGACACCGATTTTCTGTATCTCTGCGGTCATTGCCTTTATATCGGCATGGTCTATCTGAATGATATACCCGTCAATGGCAATCTTCCGCAGATATGCCGCCATGTTCCGGGTGGGTACGAGCTTCATTTTTTCCAGTATTAAATCCCGTTCCGCTTCCGTCACTCTGAATTTGATTTGCACCGTTCTTTTGCGTCCGTTCATGTATTCGCTCCTTTCCTTTCCGTTCCGAGGGTTTGGGACACTTCCCAACAAGCAATTTTCAACCGACGCGCCGCAGCGCGGGAGGGGAAAATACGGAAGTGGGTACCCGCTTCCTATGCTTGCTACGAATGTTTTTATCCCTTATGCCTTACTACGGAGCTATGCCCGGTTTTGCCAAACTTCCGCAAAAGAAAAACGCTGCAATCCTCAAAAAAAGATTACAACGCTCTCTAAACCTTATTCAATTCTGACGGACACTTCTTATCTGCCCTCTGTTTCGACTTCCGCTATCTCCTTTGCCGTTGCGCTCACAATCCGTATGCCTGTATCGCTCATACCGTCAAGAAGCGCGTCAAGCTGCCGCCGCTGCGTGTTCTTCTCTGGCGGCGTTTCCAAAAGAAACTGGTCTACGGATATATTGTAGCGGAGCATAAGCTCAAAGAAAATCTGTAAACTTGGGTGCTGCCCCTTGTTCTCAATGTTCGCAAGGTAGCGCGGCGAGATAAACATTTCGTCGCTCACTTTCTTGCGGCTCTCCTTGCGCCCTGTCCGCGCCGCCTTTATCGCTGCCCCAAAAGCCTTGAAATCGTATTTCGGTACTGGTCTTTTTGCCATAGTTATTCACCCTGTTACATTTTACTGTTCCCCTTTCTTCTTGGATATGTCTACACAATTCAATCAGTTAGCCAAAATAATTCATATGTATATGTTGACAATTAGCCGCTTTTTTTGTATAGTATTATTAAAAGGGGGAAATGTTTATGTTACATAGCATGCGTATTCGATAAGCATTGAAATCAAAAAAGATTTTTCCCATTTTCAATATGGGCTTTTTTGTCATGCTTATTTTGCGTATGCTATACAACAAAACTAACGATGTATAGACATAGTATAAAAACTATGCCTTAATTTTGTTGTAGTGTTATATGTATAAATGCAGGTCAATGCTCATGTTGAGAATTGACCTGTATTTTTTTGCACAAAAGGAGAAATATTATGCTTGAAAAATATTGGATAAAATGTCCAATTTGTAACGGAAAGACGAGGGTTCAAGTATTTTATAATACGGTATTAAGAAATTTTCCTCTTTTCTGCCCTAAATGTAAATTAACACATATCATTGATGTTGAAAAATTAGAAATCATAATCAAAAACTCTGAAAAACAAAAGGAAGGATATTAAATGAAACACTTACCTAAAAGTACACTTACGGAAATATTGAATGACCCATACGGATTTACTTACAAAGAAATGTCGGAAGTAATTGGAGAGGATAAAGCAAGAGCCTTATATGCGGAATTGTATAAACAGCCATTTCACAAAAAAAATCTATCAATATCAACAAAAAAAGTCTATAAAAGTAGCGATACTGAAAAGTATGTTTATGAATTGAAAGACAACAGGTATATCGAAACGGTTTTTATTAAACGGCGAGATGGTGGGACTGTTTGCGTAAGTACGCAAGTTGGTTGTTCTGTTGGCTGTATTTTTTGTGAGTCCGGACGCAATGGTTTCGTTCGTAATCTAACACCATCTGAAATTGTGCAACAGGTCATATTGATACGTCAAAAAGTAAATCGTATCGTTTTTATGGGAATGGGAGAACCTTTATTCAATTACGACAACTTGATTGCAGCAATCCATATTCTTCGAGATAGAAATGGACTTAACTTTCCAACCGACGGCATTACCGTATCAACAGTTGGTCCAGTTAATCAATTAAAAAAATTGCGCGAAGAACATCTAAAAATTCAGTTGACAATATCTTTACATGCAGCAACACAGGCTGCGAGAAACTGCATCATTCCTCATATGCACATGTACGCTATTGAAGATGTTGTTAAGCAAGCATTGTCCTATTCACAAAGGCATAATCGAAAAGTGGTATTTGCGTATTTGCTTTTACCAGGTATAAATGACCGTTCCTCAGATATAAGGCAACTTGCAAAATGGTTTAAGGGCAAAAATGTTATGATTAACGTGCTGCAATACAACCCGACGAGTAATTCAAAAATTAGAGCACCACAAAAACAAGAAATGGTTGCGTTCAAACATCAATTAGAGCAAACAGGACTTGAAGTTACCATGAGAGTTTCTCATGGTAGAGAGATTAAAGCAGCTTGTGGACAGTTAGCTAATACATATAATAAAGCCAAAAAACAACAAAAATAATTTAATTAAAAGAGCCAGACGCACAGACGCAGAGCCGATAATATGCAGTTTGAAATACTGCTGTTATCGGCTCTTTTTTGATTTAATTTGTGCCCCCAATAACCATATTGGAGCAAAATCAGAACTGTTGCTTGTCGTTCTT
Coding sequences within:
- a CDS encoding cysteine-rich VLP domain-containing protein, giving the protein MNGVKRLTPPQSRKVNALVRRTCCNYDNGNCILLDDGDECVCPQLISYSLLCKWFRVAVLPADRLLYAELYQTGDKKKCTECGAFFASTSNSVKYCPVCRKRITRRQAAERMRKRRAPVTQ
- a CDS encoding helix-turn-helix domain-containing protein — encoded protein: MENQKMPEYETIRAAVAGEKWAVEKVVECYKDEIDRLSTVAVRQPDGSTKQEINEDMRQSITKKLIEALPQFPLEEMEKGNVR
- a CDS encoding relaxase/mobilization nuclease domain-containing protein, with protein sequence MAVTKIKPIKSTLSKALDYIENPDKTDGKMLVSSFGCSYETADIEFEYTLSQALQKGNNLAFHLIQSFEPGEVDYQKAHEIGKQLADAVTKGQHEYVLTTHIDKGHVHNHIIFCAVNFVDHRKYNSNKRSYYGIRNMSDKLCRENGLSVVVPGKGSKGKSYAEYQAEKTGTSWKGKLKIAVDALIPQVSSFEELLQRLQAAGYEIKPGKYVSCRAPGQERFTRLKTLGADYTEEAIRERIAGRRAKAAKAPREQRGVSLLIDIENSIKAAQSKGYEQWAKIHNLKQAAKTMNFLTEHKIEQYADLVSRIEEMAAESGQAADALKDAEKRLADMAVLIKNVSTYQKTKPVYDAYRKARNREKYRAGQEQAIILHEAAARSLKAAGIAKLPNLAALQSEYEALQAQKEALYADYGKLKKKVREYDIIKQNIDSILQADRQPEREKGTERG
- a CDS encoding plasmid mobilization protein → MNGRKRTVQIKFRVTEAERDLILEKMKLVPTRNMAAYLRKIAIDGYIIQIDHADIKAMTAEIQKIGVNVNQIARRVNATGNAYQEDIEEIKGVLAEIWRLQRLSLLKAL
- a CDS encoding helix-turn-helix transcriptional regulator, encoding MAKRPVPKYDFKAFGAAIKAARTGRKESRKKVSDEMFISPRYLANIENKGQHPSLQIFFELMLRYNISVDQFLLETPPEKNTQRRQLDALLDGMSDTGIRIVSATAKEIAEVETEGR
- a CDS encoding cysteine-rich KTR domain-containing protein; this encodes MLEKYWIKCPICNGKTRVQVFYNTVLRNFPLFCPKCKLTHIIDVEKLEIIIKNSEKQKEGY
- the rlmN gene encoding 23S rRNA (adenine(2503)-C(2))-methyltransferase RlmN, with amino-acid sequence MKHLPKSTLTEILNDPYGFTYKEMSEVIGEDKARALYAELYKQPFHKKNLSISTKKVYKSSDTEKYVYELKDNRYIETVFIKRRDGGTVCVSTQVGCSVGCIFCESGRNGFVRNLTPSEIVQQVILIRQKVNRIVFMGMGEPLFNYDNLIAAIHILRDRNGLNFPTDGITVSTVGPVNQLKKLREEHLKIQLTISLHAATQAARNCIIPHMHMYAIEDVVKQALSYSQRHNRKVVFAYLLLPGINDRSSDIRQLAKWFKGKNVMINVLQYNPTSNSKIRAPQKQEMVAFKHQLEQTGLEVTMRVSHGREIKAACGQLANTYNKAKKQQK